The DNA window GGCCGCTGGCTTTGACCCACTCTACCTCCACCTTGAGCAGGACAGAGCAGCATGAGCATCCGATGGCTGATCTTGATGCAGCACATGCCGAATACATCATCATCTTACCCTCAGGCACGAACCCTGCCTGGGACATTCATCAGCGGCCCGTTGCGACCTACGCAGCTTCACCCGCCAGCCGTGTCTGAACCCAGGCTCCGGCGTCTTCGGGCGTCTTGAACACGGGTGAAGCAATACGGACATCGCATTTCCCGAACCCGGCTTCCAGGTTCCACAACCCTCTGTGCTCAGGGCCATGGTGCTCACTGTCAAGGCGGACGATCACCGCGGCAAGCTGGCCATCTGCGAGGACAAGGGTGCCGTGGCTGTCATGGCCATCGATGAGGACGCGCATGGGCTGGAACGAGATGTCAAAGGGCATAACCTTCGCCTTCCATATTGGGGCGCAAGGTCAGTGCCAAGTGGCCGGACACCCTGAAAATAATCGGCCATGATAAGGCCTTTGAACACGACAGTCACTTACATGGGTTATCCTTGACCGTTTCATAAGTGCCCTTCTGCGGGATCTCCTTGATGGGGTTGAAGGTCCGCCTGAAAGGAATGATCAACCTGGAATGTCTTTCAAAGGAACGGCGCTGAAGTAAGCTCAACTTCTGCATCCGTAAATTGAGTAGACATTAAGATGCATGGTGCGCTGCCATCCTTTGCCTCAGACGAAAGGGAATGTCGATCAAACAGCCTAACAGGCTGACGCTCTCAGAAATATTTCTGAGAAGATCCAGCAGCTTAGCGTCGGCTCAAACCGATTAGGGCGCAGGTAGGGCGCAATCGGCGCCCATGCCGACGGACAAACCGCTCAGAACTCGTCTTCCGCCAAAGCATACGTCTGCATGTTCCCGTTGCGGACCTTATAGAGTGTCAGCGTCAGGGTGCTGTACTCTATCCCCTGATAGTTGCGCGTCTCTGTCAGAGAGAACTGCTCTGAGCGGGAGAGGGCACCCGAACTCAGGTTCTGATAGCGGACGTCGTAAGTGCCCTGGCGGACATCCTCGACCGTGAAACTGCGGCCAGCCGGGATGTAGAACAGTCGAACCGGGTAGGCCCGGGCACCATCAAGGGACACGAGCTTTACGAACACATCTGAGTCGTTCTGGCTGTTATCGACCGTAACGGAAGAGCGGCCGTCATTGTTGAGAAGGGAGTAGCCCCGCACATAACCAGCGGAGAAGGGCCAGGGGGTGCCGTTCGGCGCCATCGCGGGACGAACATAGGCTGCCCGCTTCGGCGCCGGCGCGGGATTAGAGGTCGGGGCTGTTGCGACGTAGGGCTTCGGTCCTCTTGGCGGCTGGCTCACCGGCATGCGCTCATAGGCCTGCCAGCCACCGACCGCGACGGCAGCAAGCACTGCCGCCTGAACATAGAACGGTCTGGAAAGGAGCCGCCAGGAGTTCTTCAGGCGCTTGGCGCTGCCACCAATGACCTGTAGCAACTCGTCAATGCTAGTGCGTAGCTCAGCTCCTGCCGAGTTCGAGGGAGCCTTGCGGGCCAAGTCCGCGGCGTCCATAGCGACGGCCCGGGCCACATCCATGTTGCCGATTGAGGCAAAGTACCATGCCTGATAGGCCGTGAGCCGGGCATTCACTTCGGGTGGCTGCTTGCCGCCCAGCATATTAGCAATGATGGCCCCGACGGAATATATCGGTCCCCATGGGAAGCCCCACCAGCCGAAGAGCCATGTGATTGCTGAGGCCCGGCAGGCTTTCTTCTCGGCGCAGGCGCTACAGAATATTCCCTGGGTCGGCGAGCGGCGCGTCACGACCAGGAAGCTCGTTACGGTGAAGAAAATTGCGTAGCGGGGCTGGGCGGTCACTTTTCCGCAGCAGGAGCAGACGACAGGCTCCGGGGGCTTCTGTCCCGGAGCTGGCGACGCCTTTGCAGCTTCAAGCGCTGCGGTGTCGTACAGAGCCCGGGAGGCTGGATCATTAAGGGCCTCATAGGCCTCGTTCAGCAAACGAAACTGAGCAGCGGCGTCAGGAGCGCGGTTTCGGTCCGGGTGCAGTTCCTTGGCTCGACGCCTGTATGCAGCCTTAATCTCCGCAGCCTCGGCATCGAAGCTCACGCCCAGAATTGCATAGTAGCGTTTTGGATCCCGGTTGCTCATTACCCTGCCGCCTCGGCCGCAGCGGGGACCCTCCGCCGCAGCCAAAATTCATGCCGCGGCAAAACAGGCGAAGGTCCGGTCCAGTCGGACCGTTGGTTCGCGGACACCAGATTCCGGTAAATTGCAGCGGGAGCCCCTGGACAATACTCATAATCTTAGGGCCTGCCGATACAAAGCCCTGCTCTGTGGAAAACTTCGAAGAGCATCGGTTTCGGCTCAGGCCGCGCCAAAGTCGGGGACGGGCGGGGGACTCGAGGCGAGAGGGTCCCGATCTTAGGCCAGATTGGCCGCCAGCGCCCCAAGCTGACCACCGGAACATGCCTGCAACACGGCAGTCGGAAAGTCAGTGTTCCAGCGGTCGGCGCGGATCAGCGTGTGCAGGTAGCGCCGTAGCTCTTCCTCGCTGGCATGCGCCACCCATTCCGGCGACCTATCAGAAAACTCTGAATCCATCTCAACTTCTGGCCCCGTAAATCCGGCCTGTTCTGCCGCCTCAATGAACTGGCGGTACGCAGCCGTGCGCGTGAAACCTAGCGGCTCCGCGCCCGGCGAGCGCCTGTATTCGTCCACCAGTTCTGTTGCCGCCTTTGACAGTTCCATCGCACCTCCCACTAAAACCTGTACCCGCCCTGCGCGTCGTGACGCGACCATTGAGCCATCCGGTGAAAACCATTGAACACCCCATTGAAGGCTCAAAATGAAGAACATCCACGATATTGAAGCACAACTCGTCGGCGCCCGCACTGATCTTGCTGCGGCACTTGAGCGTGGCGATGACACCAGAAGCTACCGCAATGCTGTCGTAGAGCTGGAGCAGGAACTGGCTGCGGCTCAACGCGAGCAGACCAATGCGGAGCGCGCCCGTCAGCGCACAGAGCACGAGCGCCTGGGGGCACTCTCTGCCGGTGCCGTTCACGCTGCGCAAGAAGCTGTAGCGGATGCTGCCGGCGCTACGGAGGTGGCAGGGGTTCAAATGCCTGCGCCTGAAGATGATCCCGAAGTCGCGAACGCTGCTGCACGTCTGGCGGCTGCCCGTGACCGCCTGGTGCGTGAGGATGCCCGCTACACCGCAGCATATGGCGAGTGGGCGACGATTAATAAGCGTCTGGTCGAGAAGCAGCGCCAGCGCGATGAGATTGTTGCCCGCCGCGCCTCCGGAGACGAGCGTCCGGAAGATGGCGCAGAACTGACCGCGCTGAACCTCGATATCGGCTCCCTGCAGAGCATGGCCGCTGATCGCCACATTGCTGCCGAGCAGCTCAAGCCAACTTCAGCCCGCCGTCTGGTCGCCGACGCTGAGGCCGCATTGAAGAAGGCTCAGGACGAAGCCCTCTTTAATCTCCGCAAGGCGCGCATCCGTGCTCTCGAGCTGGCGCTCATCGATGAGCATGCCATCGCGGTGAGTGATGCCCGCGCCCGCGGCCTGAACGAGTTCACCTCCTTACCGATGCTCCGTGAAACGCAGCGCATCATCCACCGTACCGCCACCTGGGAGGATCGCTGATATGCCAGAGCAGCGTAACGCGAAGGGGCAGTTCGCCCCTGGCTATGCTGGTGGCCCTGGTGGCGCCCGCAAGCGTAAAACCTCGGAGCAGAAGCTGTTGGAAGCAATTGCGGCCCACGCTCCTGCCGTCGTTGAGAAGGCGCTTGTCGCTGCTCAGAACGACAACGCGGTTCTGGCCGCAGTCATGAATTACCTGGCGGAGTCGATGCGCTTCAAGAACCTCCAGTTCGAAGCCGAGCTGCGCGCAATGCAATACACCACCGCAAAAGGCATCCACTGAAACAATATGGCCGCCGCGGCGGCCGGGAGACTCACATGACGACGAATAAAATCAATAAACTCCACTCCGCCGAAGACAGCATCATTGCCTTGAATGGCGAGATCGCGGAACGGCGCCGCGCAGAAGCCCGCATAAAGGATGCAAAGGCGTCCAGTGGGCGGGAAAATCTGACACCGGAAGAGGATGAAACGCTGGAAGAGTGCAAGGCCCGACTGGCCCGACGCACCAAATCCGATGAATGTGCCGCGCTGGCGAAGTCCCTGCGCGGCACGTTAAGCAATTTCTTGCGCAGTCGCAAACGCCGCCACCCGGAACTGATGGCGAAGTCACTGAAAGTCATCGACGAGCGCCGACTGGTGCTCCCGAAGAAGGTTCGGGGGTAAGTCTCTATGACAATCAAGATCCCGGTCAGCGCCGATTTCAATGGCGACGACCTGAACAAGCAGATCGGGCAGATTAATGCCCGCATCAAATTGATGGGTGATGCCATCGCCAAGGCGAACGGCACCAAATTCGAGCCGATCACTCTGAAAACGAAGGAAGACCTAAAGTATTTCGTCCAGCAAAGTGAGAAGCTGCTCAAAATCCAGGGTGAGCTGCGCAACAGGATGCAGCGGTCAGGGCAGGGGAGCGAGAACCCTGTCATGGCGAACTGGTCGAAGATGTACCTGAACGAGGCCTCCCGCCTGAAGCGCCAGCAGGAGATGCTGGTCTTCTTTGGTAGCGCCTTTGAGTCTCAGTCGCGCCCGCCGGCGACACCGCGCCGCCCAAACCTTCCGGCACCAACGACGCCACCAGCCAACAGCAATCAACCGGCTGGCGGAAACAGCCAGTGGTGGCAGCAGACCGGGCGAATCCTGCAAAGCGGGCTGGGGCAGATGGGGCCTGTCGGTGGGGTGGCCTCCCGCTCTGTCGGCTCTGGCATGGCTGGTGGCTTTGGCGCCGGCTTCATGGGACTTCTCGGCGGTCTGGCTGCCCTCGGTATCGGTAAGGCATTAAGCGCGGCGACCGAAAACCTGGACAAGGCACGAGATAACCTGGTTGATCTCGACGCCCTGAAGCGCACCCTGGGCGACGTGAACGTGTCGTTCGAAGGGCTGAAGCGCGTCGTTGAGGCCAATGCCTCCAGCTTGGGCATTACCTACTCTGAAGCAATCAAACTCTCGAGCCAGTTCTCCAGGCTCGGCAACGTGTCTGGCGACCAGTACAAAGAGCTGAACGGCGAGCTGCTGAACGGTGTCGGATTCTCCCGTGGCTTCGGCCTCGACCCAGCGACAGGGATGAGCTTTTTCGGTCAGATGCGCGGCATGCGCATGACCGGGAGCGAGCAGGACAGCCGCCGGATGGGGCTGCTGATCGGTGAAACGATCGCCAAATCCGATGCCTTCGCTAAATCTGATGAGGTGATGGAAGCCATCGCCGGTTATGTCACTTCGCAGAACCGAAATTCGCTCACCCGCGCCAATATCGCTGGTTATGCCGGCACGTTCAGTGCGCTGGCGGGTTCCGGCATCCCCGGCCTGGATGTGGCTGGCACTTCCGCCATGATGGGGCGCATTAACTCCTCCCTGATGGCTGGCGGAGCAAAAGGTGAGGCATCGCAGTTCTTTACCTCCCGCGTCGCCAACCGCATGGGTCTGAGCCCGATTCAGATGGCGATCCTCCGTGAAGGCGGGGCGTTTGCTACGAACAGTCAGATGTTCGGTGAGGGCAGCATCTATGCCCGATATATGGGGAAAGCCGGCCCGGGGGGCAGTACGACCTTCCTGCAGGGCACACTGGGAGAGCTGCGCAAGGCGTACCGCGATCCGGGCATGCTGGCGATGGCCACCGCTAACCATTTGGGGATTGGCATGGGGCAGGCGATGTCGCTCCTGTCCATAGCTCCGAACAGTATGGGCGCGCTGGAGCGTGGTCTTGCTGGCTCAGGTGTGGATATTTCGAATCTGACTGGCTCCGGTATCGCCAGCCTGGCGAAAGTCTACGGCTCGGATGCCGACCGTCGCAGCGTGGCAGATAGTCTGTTCCGTCGCACCGGCGATGATGCGCTGAGTGCCGCGGACTCGGAGCGCCTGCGCAATGTGATGGGCAGCGGCAGCTCAGAGGATCAAAAGAAGATTCTCACCGAGCTGGTTGCTTCCCGCGAGCAGGAGCGCACCATGGGCAGTGACGTGCGCGATGCCCGGGCGGCGCTGGACAACATCAAAACCTCGATTGCCGACCGGCTGGTGCCTCTGACGCAGGAAATGCGCCATGGCATTATGTATCTGGCGGGAGAAGGCGGGAAGGTGAGCCCCCAGGAGATCACCCGTCGCGTGATTGAATCCGAGTACCGCGGCAAAGCGGAAGCCATATCCGGGCGTTATTCACCGTTGATTGCTGAACAGACGCAGCGGTACAACGCGGCGAAGGCGCGCTCACTCGGCGTTCCTACCGCGGAAGAGGCTCAACTGCCGCGTGAAGAACAGCTCCGGGCCATGAACGAACGCCAGAAGGCCGCCCAGGCTGAGATGGACGCAGCGTCCGCAGAAATCAAACGGCTCCAGAAGCAGCGAGATGATGAGCTGGCGGTAAACAGCGTCCGGGCTCAGTCTGCGATGAACCCTAATGGCATCAACACCGAGATCCTCGCTCAGATTGAATCTGGCGGCCGTCACCGCGACGCGAACGGGAATCTTATTACGTCATCGGCCGGCGCGCAGGGTGTGATGCAGGTTATGCCTGCCACCCTGCGAAACCCCGGGTTCGGCATTGCGCCGGCGAAAGATGACAGCGAGGCCGAGAACCGTCGCGTGGGCAATGCCCTGGCGCAGGCGCTGTATAACAAGTACGGCGGCGACGTTGATAAGGCGGTCGCGGCTTATAACTGGGGCAGCGGCAACATGGACAAGGTGATCGGGAAGTACGGCGCCGACTGGCGCAGTCACATCCCCGCCGAAACCCGTGGTCACATCGATAAGTACAACCGTCAGGCAGCGCAGCTCCCAATGACAGACCCGGGCGTCAGCGGGGTAAATGTCAGCGTCTCGGCACAGCCTATCGAGGTCATCCACCGCAACGAACGTGGGCAGCAGGTGGCGCCAACGCAAACGCTCCAAACGAAGGTCACTCCGGCCAGACCATTCGGAACGCAATGATGAGAGCCCCCTTTCGGGGCTTTCTGCTATATGGATATCTGAGAGGAGGCCGAGATGAAGAAGCGAGTGCTGTTACTCCGTATCGACGGGGGCCAGGTCATCGAAATCCCTGAAGAGTTCGAGCTCGATACGGATGATGTGGTCATTTATCGCCGAGGCGACGCACTGGTGATTGAGCCGCCAAAGGAAAGCGGCTCAGATGACTCCACCAGGACCGCTGAGGATTAGCCATCGCAGATCGGACAGCGCGTTTCTGATCTGCCGTTTCGCAGGCGCGCTTCAATGGCGTAATGTTGGCAGCGGTCGCAAACATGTGCGGTCGGCGCGAAATGTTCCGTAAGATGGCTGGCGATACCCGTCTGCACCAGCAGCTCCCGCACGAGCTCCGGCGATGACAGGCTGGTTGCGCTGCATACACGAGCCTCTGGCAAGCCTTTAGCGCGTCCGGGCGTACAGACCGGGCAAATGTACTGAATAGTGCCGTCATCGCTCTGGCGCTCCACCAGCGACCCAAATTCGCCCGGGTGCTTCTCGCAGCGGTACTGGAATCCCCTGACGCGCTGATTCCAGACCGACTTGCCAGGCTGCTTGTCGTGGAATCTGGCGCCGTCTGTCTGGCGGACCGCTCGTGAGATAGCTTCGCCATCGTGCCAGGCGTCGAACCGCCGCCAGGCTGGTTTGCCATCACTGCCCATCACCCCGACGCGGCGCGCCGAAAGAACGATCATGGTTTGAGGCTTCCGGCCCCGGGCGTTCTTCCCGATCAGGCACTCGCGATATCGGTTCCAGCAGCTCACACATATCTGGTTTGACGGGATTATACGCAAGTCGCGGCGGCCGCAGCG is part of the Microvirga terrae genome and encodes:
- a CDS encoding J domain-containing protein, which produces MSNRDPKRYYAILGVSFDAEAAEIKAAYRRRAKELHPDRNRAPDAAAQFRLLNEAYEALNDPASRALYDTAALEAAKASPAPGQKPPEPVVCSCCGKVTAQPRYAIFFTVTSFLVVTRRSPTQGIFCSACAEKKACRASAITWLFGWWGFPWGPIYSVGAIIANMLGGKQPPEVNARLTAYQAWYFASIGNMDVARAVAMDAADLARKAPSNSAGAELRTSIDELLQVIGGSAKRLKNSWRLLSRPFYVQAAVLAAVAVGGWQAYERMPVSQPPRGPKPYVATAPTSNPAPAPKRAAYVRPAMAPNGTPWPFSAGYVRGYSLLNNDGRSSVTVDNSQNDSDVFVKLVSLDGARAYPVRLFYIPAGRSFTVEDVRQGTYDVRYQNLSSGALSRSEQFSLTETRNYQGIEYSTLTLTLYKVRNGNMQTYALAEDEF
- a CDS encoding transglycosylase SLT domain-containing protein, whose product is MTIKIPVSADFNGDDLNKQIGQINARIKLMGDAIAKANGTKFEPITLKTKEDLKYFVQQSEKLLKIQGELRNRMQRSGQGSENPVMANWSKMYLNEASRLKRQQEMLVFFGSAFESQSRPPATPRRPNLPAPTTPPANSNQPAGGNSQWWQQTGRILQSGLGQMGPVGGVASRSVGSGMAGGFGAGFMGLLGGLAALGIGKALSAATENLDKARDNLVDLDALKRTLGDVNVSFEGLKRVVEANASSLGITYSEAIKLSSQFSRLGNVSGDQYKELNGELLNGVGFSRGFGLDPATGMSFFGQMRGMRMTGSEQDSRRMGLLIGETIAKSDAFAKSDEVMEAIAGYVTSQNRNSLTRANIAGYAGTFSALAGSGIPGLDVAGTSAMMGRINSSLMAGGAKGEASQFFTSRVANRMGLSPIQMAILREGGAFATNSQMFGEGSIYARYMGKAGPGGSTTFLQGTLGELRKAYRDPGMLAMATANHLGIGMGQAMSLLSIAPNSMGALERGLAGSGVDISNLTGSGIASLAKVYGSDADRRSVADSLFRRTGDDALSAADSERLRNVMGSGSSEDQKKILTELVASREQERTMGSDVRDARAALDNIKTSIADRLVPLTQEMRHGIMYLAGEGGKVSPQEITRRVIESEYRGKAEAISGRYSPLIAEQTQRYNAAKARSLGVPTAEEAQLPREEQLRAMNERQKAAQAEMDAASAEIKRLQKQRDDELAVNSVRAQSAMNPNGINTEILAQIESGGRHRDANGNLITSSAGAQGVMQVMPATLRNPGFGIAPAKDDSEAENRRVGNALAQALYNKYGGDVDKAVAAYNWGSGNMDKVIGKYGADWRSHIPAETRGHIDKYNRQAAQLPMTDPGVSGVNVSVSAQPIEVIHRNERGQQVAPTQTLQTKVTPARPFGTQ